The window AACAATAAAAGCAAAGAGGCTGTTTAACAGCCTCTAATTGATTAAATAGACCGTAGTATTAAGGATTGTTGTTGGTAAGTAATCCTGATTCAGAAAGAACTTGCGTAAAATCTTTATCCATAAAAAATAGATCGCGTTTGTTTGTCCCAACTAATTCTAATTTGTCTTTAATTGTTTTGAATAATTTCTCTTCTTCATGCTGCTCAGCAACATACCATTGTAAAAATTGGAAGGTCGCATAGTCTTTATTTGTTAAAGCATAATCAACCAGATTATTAATTGATTTACTTATTTTTATTTCATGAGTATAAGCTTTGTTAAATACTTCACTTAATGAATTAAACTCTATTTCTGGAGCGTCTATTTTTCCAACAATTGGTAGAGAGCCACAGTCTAGAACGTAATCAAATAAACGTTGCATATGATTTAATTCTTCTTTTGCATGTTCGCGTAGGAAACGTGCAAAAGTTGAAAAGTTTTGATCATCACACCAAGCGCTCATCTGTAGATAAAGATTAGATGAATAAAATTCTAGATTAAGTTGATCATTTAATTTTTGTGTCATTTCTTTCGTTAACATAGTATTGCTCCCGTATTATTAGCATAAGCTGAGTTACTACAATATAGTTACTGCTATATTAAGTATATATTTAAATTAATTTCATCATACTAAATAGTAATTTTGA is drawn from Orbaceae bacterium BiB and contains these coding sequences:
- the ftnA gene encoding non-heme ferritin → MLTKEMTQKLNDQLNLEFYSSNLYLQMSAWCDDQNFSTFARFLREHAKEELNHMQRLFDYVLDCGSLPIVGKIDAPEIEFNSLSEVFNKAYTHEIKISKSINNLVDYALTNKDYATFQFLQWYVAEQHEEEKLFKTIKDKLELVGTNKRDLFFMDKDFTQVLSESGLLTNNNP